One window of the Haloarcula halobia genome contains the following:
- a CDS encoding lactate racemase domain-containing protein — MPVRVPCGDGDVPVSLPDCSVTVCRPSGGEAVDPGEAAAAAMAGPHGPSLQARVDPDDTVAVVVTDVTRATPDDVLVEHLLKALTGAGVHREQVTVVVGLGLHRPMTDDELAAALGEHADLAVNHDPEATVTVGQVEGVDVDVHGTVAAADRVVATGMVEPHQYAGFSGGAKTVVVGAGGESQIGYTHGPDLIGRAGVRLGRVEGNPFRSFLDRAGDAVGIDFCLNVTHGPAGVLDAAAGDPRAVVRDLAASAREALSVSVERTYDTVVAGVGAPKDANLYQATRAATYVALGDDDPLADGGRIVVPAELGEGVGRGTGERRFYDWLSGADSAEALYGTMAEGYEPGAQRAFVVARVLRDYDVWVTNSEAPGVVDECLMRAADDVADAIEPGSDVLVVPDALNTLLVR; from the coding sequence ATGCCCGTTCGAGTACCCTGTGGAGACGGGGACGTCCCTGTGTCGCTGCCGGACTGCTCGGTGACGGTGTGTCGCCCGTCGGGCGGGGAGGCCGTCGACCCGGGCGAGGCGGCCGCCGCGGCGATGGCCGGCCCCCACGGGCCATCGCTCCAGGCGCGAGTCGACCCCGACGACACGGTCGCCGTCGTCGTGACGGACGTGACGCGGGCGACGCCCGACGACGTGCTCGTAGAGCACCTGCTGAAAGCACTCACCGGCGCGGGCGTCCACCGCGAGCAGGTGACAGTCGTCGTGGGGCTGGGGCTGCACCGGCCGATGACCGACGACGAACTGGCAGCGGCGCTGGGCGAGCACGCCGACCTGGCGGTGAACCACGACCCCGAGGCGACGGTCACGGTCGGTCAGGTCGAGGGCGTCGACGTCGACGTTCACGGGACGGTGGCGGCCGCCGACCGCGTCGTCGCGACGGGGATGGTCGAACCCCACCAGTACGCGGGCTTTTCCGGCGGCGCGAAGACCGTCGTCGTCGGCGCCGGCGGCGAGTCACAGATCGGCTACACCCACGGCCCGGACCTCATCGGGCGAGCGGGGGTCCGCCTGGGCCGCGTCGAGGGGAACCCGTTCCGCTCGTTCCTGGACCGGGCCGGGGACGCCGTCGGGATCGACTTCTGCCTGAACGTCACGCACGGCCCCGCCGGCGTCCTCGACGCGGCGGCCGGCGACCCGCGGGCCGTCGTCCGGGACCTCGCGGCCAGCGCACGCGAGGCACTCTCGGTCTCCGTCGAGAGGACCTACGACACCGTGGTGGCCGGCGTCGGGGCGCCCAAGGACGCGAACCTCTACCAGGCGACCCGGGCCGCGACGTACGTCGCGCTGGGCGACGACGACCCGCTGGCCGACGGCGGCCGCATCGTCGTCCCGGCCGAACTCGGGGAGGGCGTCGGCCGGGGCACCGGCGAACGACGCTTCTACGACTGGCTCTCGGGCGCGGACAGCGCCGAGGCCCTCTACGGGACGATGGCCGAGGGGTACGAACCGGGGGCGCAGCGCGCCTTCGTCGTCGCACGGGTCCTGCGGGACTACGACGTCTGGGTGACAAACAGCGAGGCGCCGGGCGTCGTCGACGAGTGTCTGATGCGCGCCGCGGACGACGTGGCCGACGCCATCGAACCCGGGAGCGACGTCCTCGTCGTCCCCGATGCACTGAACACGCTACTCGTCAGGTGA
- a CDS encoding PH domain-containing protein encodes MRRLHPRSAVLRVARAALQGAIFGFFVGTALAGALGLSAAVVPLFAPLAAMLVGGYGLLRYLRFRYEVDDDTLRVESGVVARQSREIPLGRVQNVDTRQGVFNRLLGLTVVEFETAGGSATEATLDAVGVAEADRLRRLVQGYDRRGADHARAADATDRGETAATDESPGVAAELLFTFSWRDLLTYAVVSVRPAAPVLTLVGLPLGSDVVVAVLRFNLRLLAANGSVGLPLLREMATPRLVALAVLTGAQFVFVALVVSAVLTVVEYYQFTLTREDDDLRYERGLLRRYSGTIPVGKVQTVSVRENALMRRFGYATLVVETAGYGPQSQQSSQGVAVPMAPREEVYELARDVAPFGDLSFERPPTRARRRYAFRYGFVAAVLVAVGYAVDTFVLESGRWWVLLGLFAVVVPGAYYHWVHRGYALEDDVLATRTGFWRRTTRVVPYYRIQTVFVRRTPFQRRRRLATVTADTASSSSLVGGSASAYDVDADVAGDLRDELRERLRTDLLERKAAARRRSSVDEAAAETAGDMEERSSPGADPSDDWPDDEWGPLTEGTDEADSVATDDPAPERTDDSPDE; translated from the coding sequence ATGAGACGCCTGCACCCACGGAGCGCGGTTCTGCGGGTCGCGCGGGCGGCCTTACAGGGCGCCATCTTCGGCTTTTTCGTCGGTACGGCCCTCGCGGGCGCGCTCGGACTTTCCGCCGCTGTCGTCCCGCTCTTTGCCCCGCTCGCGGCGATGCTCGTCGGTGGCTACGGATTGCTCCGTTACCTCCGATTCCGGTACGAGGTCGACGACGACACGCTCAGGGTGGAGTCGGGCGTCGTCGCCCGCCAGTCCCGCGAGATTCCGCTCGGTCGCGTCCAGAACGTCGACACCCGGCAGGGCGTGTTCAACCGGCTGCTGGGCCTCACCGTGGTCGAGTTCGAGACGGCCGGTGGGAGCGCGACGGAGGCCACCCTCGACGCCGTCGGCGTGGCCGAGGCCGATCGACTCAGGCGACTCGTCCAGGGGTACGACCGCCGGGGGGCCGACCACGCCCGGGCCGCCGACGCGACGGACCGAGGTGAGACGGCGGCCACGGACGAATCGCCCGGCGTCGCCGCGGAACTGCTCTTTACGTTCTCCTGGCGGGACCTGCTCACGTACGCCGTCGTCTCGGTGCGACCGGCCGCGCCGGTGCTGACCCTCGTCGGCCTGCCGCTGGGGTCGGACGTCGTCGTCGCGGTGCTGCGGTTCAACCTCCGCCTCCTCGCCGCGAACGGGAGCGTCGGACTGCCGCTGCTCCGCGAGATGGCGACGCCGCGGCTGGTCGCGCTCGCCGTGCTGACCGGCGCCCAGTTCGTGTTCGTCGCGCTGGTCGTCAGCGCCGTCCTGACCGTCGTGGAGTACTACCAGTTCACGCTCACCCGCGAGGACGACGACCTGCGCTACGAGCGGGGCCTGTTGCGCCGGTACAGCGGGACCATCCCCGTCGGGAAGGTCCAGACGGTCAGCGTCCGCGAGAACGCGCTGATGCGCCGGTTCGGGTACGCGACGCTCGTCGTCGAGACGGCCGGGTACGGACCACAGAGCCAGCAGTCGAGCCAGGGCGTCGCCGTGCCGATGGCGCCCCGCGAGGAGGTGTACGAACTGGCCCGCGACGTCGCGCCCTTCGGCGACCTGTCGTTCGAGCGGCCGCCCACACGCGCCCGCCGCCGCTACGCGTTCCGGTACGGATTCGTCGCCGCCGTCCTCGTCGCCGTGGGGTACGCAGTCGACACGTTCGTCCTCGAGTCCGGCCGCTGGTGGGTGTTGCTGGGCCTGTTCGCCGTCGTGGTGCCGGGTGCGTACTACCACTGGGTCCACCGCGGGTACGCGCTTGAGGACGACGTGCTCGCGACCCGGACGGGCTTCTGGCGGCGGACCACGCGGGTCGTGCCGTACTACCGCATCCAGACCGTCTTCGTCCGCCGGACGCCGTTCCAGCGCCGCCGTCGCCTCGCCACCGTGACCGCCGATACGGCCAGTTCCTCGAGTCTCGTCGGGGGGAGCGCGAGCGCCTACGACGTCGACGCCGACGTCGCCGGCGACCTGCGCGACGAACTGCGCGAGCGCCTCCGGACGGACCTCCTGGAACGGAAGGCTGCGGCCCGAAGACGCTCCAGCGTTGACGAGGCGGCCGCGGAGACAGCGGGCGACATGGAAGAGCGGTCGTCTCCCGGGGCCGACCCCAGCGACGACTGGCCGGACGACGAGTGGGGGCCGCTGACGGAGGGGACGGACGAAGCGGACTCGGTCGCGACGGACGACCCTGCCCCGGAGAGGACCGACGACTCACCTGACGAGTAG
- a CDS encoding PH domain-containing protein gives MESLHPRVRFLWVGRRVIQATVLAGIALAVDRFFATVPPTLVATGWFVLVVLGTVHAVAAHRIWRFELQDDALYLVRGVVTRTDTSVPYVRVQHVDTRRGPIERTAGLSSVVVYTAGSRGADITIPGLRPERATELRERLRDLAGESEATDAV, from the coding sequence ATGGAGTCGTTACATCCCCGCGTCAGGTTTCTCTGGGTGGGCCGGCGGGTGATACAGGCGACGGTGCTGGCCGGAATCGCTCTCGCCGTCGACCGGTTTTTCGCCACCGTCCCGCCCACGCTGGTCGCCACCGGCTGGTTCGTCCTCGTCGTCCTGGGGACTGTCCACGCCGTCGCCGCCCACCGCATCTGGCGGTTCGAACTCCAGGACGACGCCCTCTATCTCGTCCGGGGCGTGGTCACCAGGACCGACACCTCTGTCCCCTACGTCCGCGTCCAGCACGTCGACACGCGGCGGGGGCCCATCGAGCGGACGGCCGGCCTGTCGAGCGTCGTCGTCTACACGGCGGGCTCGCGCGGGGCCGATATCACCATCCCGGGACTCCGGCCCGAGCGGGCGACCGAACTGCGCGAACGCCTCCGTGACCTCGCCGGCGAGAGCGAGGCCACCGACGCAGTATGA
- a CDS encoding ATP-dependent helicase translates to MGGRAHLAELDLAFDPATVDIDDEPVLDLLAPVVQEWWIEQFGEFVPGNGGFFTPPQKDAIPLIHEGENALICAPTGSGKTLASFTGIINELFAKAREDALENSVYCLYVSPLKSLANDIHRNLEVPLGDITDRLAERGEDVDIRHAIRHGDTSDSERQAMLETTPHILNTTPETLAILLNSPKFKRKLETVEYVIVDEIHSLAENKRGTHLSVSLERLEAMAETSPTRIGCSATVEPLEDVAEFLVGRTEPGGPPRDYELVDTRFTRDFDVELTCPTDDLIDTSRDVVTGRFYQQLHDQIQSHTNTLVFTNTRSGAERVLQNLREQFDDYDETNSGCHHGSLSKDKRHEVEAALKAGDLDVVTTSTSLELGIDMPHIDLVVQVGSPKSVAALLQRIGRAGHQLGETVEGRVVALDRDELIECAVMLQKAESGFVDRVFVPENAQDVAAQQVYGMAINKVRPEREVRAILERAYPYRNYTDADWEQLCRYLTADYAGLEDKNVYAKIWRDTNDSPDGEYHYDEYAVGEPLVGKRGRLARVIYMTNVGTIPDSFTCDVYTRSDSRWVGQLDEQYLDTLEQGDVFVLGGDRFEYRYRRGSKVHVDPTSARPTVPSWFSERLPLSYDMGRQMLGFQATLLEKLEAGGMSEVRNWLRTFPVDENTVRAIARMFREQVAYAGPQSVSTPDRLVVEEALDHDEYERHYYVHSTYGRRFNDGFSRLVAYYVAQRATANVQVAVADHGFTLSMPLNRKVDVAGLVETIDPADVREDLRASLEGTDLLQRYFRINATRSLMILKRYKGYEKSASEQQVSSEMLLGFAQDLGEFAVVEETYREILEDKLHVDGIEAVVTDIDRGALEVVSTRVESPSPRAFGLATLMASDVVLADDESAVLAEFHRRVLAEIDDDRSGETAATTD, encoded by the coding sequence ATGGGAGGACGAGCCCACCTGGCGGAGCTGGACCTGGCGTTCGACCCCGCTACCGTCGATATCGACGACGAGCCGGTGCTCGACCTGCTGGCGCCCGTCGTCCAGGAGTGGTGGATCGAGCAGTTCGGTGAGTTCGTCCCCGGCAACGGCGGCTTCTTTACCCCGCCACAGAAGGACGCCATCCCGCTCATCCACGAGGGGGAGAACGCGCTCATCTGTGCGCCGACGGGGTCGGGCAAGACGCTCGCGTCCTTTACCGGCATCATCAACGAGCTGTTCGCGAAGGCCCGCGAGGACGCCCTGGAGAACTCCGTCTACTGCCTCTATGTCTCGCCGCTGAAGTCCCTGGCCAACGACATCCACCGGAACCTGGAGGTGCCGCTTGGCGACATCACCGACCGCCTGGCCGAGCGGGGCGAGGACGTCGACATCCGCCACGCCATCCGCCACGGCGACACCAGCGACAGCGAGCGCCAGGCCATGCTCGAGACGACGCCCCACATCCTCAACACGACCCCCGAGACGCTGGCGATACTGCTCAACTCCCCGAAGTTCAAGCGGAAACTCGAGACGGTGGAGTACGTCATCGTCGACGAGATACACAGCCTCGCCGAGAACAAGCGCGGGACCCACCTCTCGGTGTCGCTCGAACGTCTGGAGGCGATGGCCGAGACTTCGCCGACGCGAATCGGCTGCTCGGCGACGGTCGAACCGCTCGAAGACGTCGCGGAGTTCCTCGTCGGTCGCACGGAGCCGGGCGGGCCGCCCCGCGACTACGAGCTCGTCGACACGCGGTTCACCCGGGACTTCGACGTCGAGCTGACCTGTCCGACCGACGACCTCATCGACACATCCCGAGACGTCGTCACGGGCCGGTTCTATCAGCAGCTGCACGACCAGATCCAGTCCCACACGAACACGCTCGTGTTCACCAACACGCGCTCGGGGGCCGAACGCGTCCTCCAGAACCTCCGCGAGCAGTTCGACGACTACGACGAGACGAACTCGGGGTGTCACCACGGGTCGCTCTCGAAGGACAAGCGCCACGAGGTCGAGGCGGCGCTGAAGGCCGGCGACCTCGACGTGGTGACCACCTCGACGAGTCTGGAACTCGGCATCGACATGCCCCACATCGACCTGGTCGTCCAGGTCGGGTCCCCGAAGTCCGTCGCTGCGCTCCTCCAGCGCATCGGCCGGGCAGGCCACCAGCTGGGCGAGACGGTCGAGGGCCGGGTCGTCGCGCTCGACCGGGACGAACTAATCGAGTGTGCTGTCATGCTCCAGAAGGCCGAGTCGGGGTTCGTCGACCGGGTGTTCGTCCCGGAGAACGCACAGGACGTCGCCGCCCAGCAGGTCTACGGCATGGCCATCAACAAGGTCCGCCCCGAGCGGGAGGTCCGGGCCATCCTCGAGCGGGCCTACCCGTACCGGAACTACACCGACGCGGACTGGGAACAGCTGTGTCGCTATCTCACGGCCGACTACGCCGGCCTGGAGGACAAGAACGTCTACGCGAAGATCTGGCGGGACACCAACGACTCGCCGGACGGCGAGTACCACTACGACGAGTACGCCGTCGGCGAACCGCTGGTCGGGAAGCGGGGGCGCCTCGCCCGGGTCATCTACATGACCAACGTGGGCACGATTCCGGACTCCTTTACCTGTGACGTCTACACGCGCAGCGACAGCCGCTGGGTGGGCCAGCTCGACGAACAGTACCTCGACACGCTGGAGCAGGGCGACGTGTTCGTCCTGGGTGGGGACCGCTTCGAGTACCGCTACCGCCGCGGGTCGAAGGTGCACGTCGACCCGACCAGTGCCCGGCCGACGGTGCCCTCGTGGTTCTCCGAGCGCCTCCCGCTGTCCTACGACATGGGTCGCCAGATGCTCGGCTTCCAGGCGACGCTGCTCGAGAAGCTGGAGGCGGGCGGGATGTCCGAGGTGCGCAACTGGCTCCGGACCTTCCCCGTCGACGAGAACACGGTGCGCGCCATCGCCCGGATGTTCCGCGAACAGGTGGCCTACGCCGGTCCGCAGAGCGTCTCGACGCCGGACCGCCTTGTCGTCGAGGAGGCACTGGACCACGACGAGTACGAGCGCCACTACTACGTCCACTCGACGTACGGCCGCCGGTTCAACGACGGGTTCTCGCGGCTGGTGGCCTACTACGTCGCCCAGCGCGCCACCGCCAACGTGCAGGTGGCGGTCGCGGACCACGGCTTTACCCTCTCGATGCCGCTGAACCGGAAAGTCGACGTCGCGGGGCTCGTCGAGACCATCGACCCGGCCGACGTGCGCGAAGACCTCAGAGCCAGCCTCGAGGGGACGGACCTGCTCCAGCGGTACTTCCGGATCAACGCCACCCGGTCGCTGATGATACTCAAGCGCTACAAGGGCTACGAGAAGTCCGCCAGCGAACAGCAGGTCTCCTCGGAGATGCTGCTCGGGTTCGCCCAGGACCTCGGCGAGTTCGCCGTCGTCGAGGAGACCTACCGGGAGATACTGGAGGACAAGCTCCACGTCGACGGCATCGAGGCCGTCGTCACGGACATCGACCGCGGCGCGCTCGAGGTGGTCTCGACCCGCGTCGAGTCGCCGTCGCCCAGGGCCTTCGGCCTCGCGACGCTGATGGCCAGCGACGTCGTGCTCGCCGACGACGAGTCGGCGGTCCTCGCGGAGTTCCACCGCCGCGTCCTGGCCGAGATAGACGACGACCGGTCCGGCGAGACGGCTGCGACCACGGACTGA
- a CDS encoding RNA-guided endonuclease InsQ/TnpB family protein, whose amino-acid sequence MHREVTTTVRVKLHSLTEWKARLIEREYGAFQDAVHGDGNANLYSATKQQAGKVRSKKNPREDTEQPVVLRNDCITIEHDEDTVLSSWWFKLPVYNPEKERGDSIWVPVRVPEKDTNLLEDEYIRDSELVHRDGEWYVHLVCKRSVAVADEYDDVLAVDMGAKWIAVSTFLSDRDTQFHGAEVRRVREHYKQLRKSIGKAKVRSGAQVIERLGDKESRTVEHELHQVANELVARARERNAVIVFGDMTGLRFDNDKGRYVNDKTHKMPYAKMANILTYKAHLDGRECLPVNEYDTSVTCWRCGSQNTSRKVQGRVECHDCGLDDNGDKNGATNIGKRAVGKNIQSPLSTVGAVVAQPETQVVLKGTNGEMEPANSPDGVGLTLSEGSPRL is encoded by the coding sequence ATGCATCGAGAAGTCACCACTACGGTACGGGTTAAACTCCACTCGCTCACCGAGTGGAAAGCCCGACTCATCGAACGCGAGTACGGCGCGTTCCAAGATGCCGTTCACGGTGACGGCAACGCGAACCTCTACTCCGCCACTAAGCAACAGGCGGGCAAAGTCCGCTCGAAGAAGAACCCGCGAGAGGACACCGAACAGCCTGTCGTCCTCCGCAACGACTGTATCACCATCGAACACGACGAGGACACGGTTCTCTCGTCGTGGTGGTTCAAACTCCCCGTCTACAACCCTGAGAAGGAACGCGGGGATAGCATCTGGGTTCCCGTCCGCGTCCCCGAGAAGGACACGAACCTCCTCGAAGACGAGTACATCCGCGATTCGGAACTCGTCCACCGGGACGGCGAGTGGTACGTCCACCTCGTCTGCAAGCGGTCTGTGGCCGTCGCAGACGAATACGATGACGTTCTCGCCGTCGATATGGGTGCGAAGTGGATAGCCGTCAGCACGTTCCTCTCAGACCGCGACACGCAGTTCCACGGCGCAGAAGTCCGGCGCGTCCGCGAACACTACAAGCAACTCCGCAAGAGCATCGGGAAGGCGAAGGTGCGTTCGGGAGCGCAGGTCATCGAACGCCTCGGAGACAAGGAATCCAGAACGGTCGAACACGAACTGCACCAAGTGGCGAACGAACTCGTCGCTCGCGCTCGGGAGCGCAACGCCGTCATCGTGTTCGGTGATATGACCGGGTTGCGCTTCGACAACGACAAGGGTCGGTACGTGAACGACAAGACCCACAAGATGCCATACGCGAAGATGGCGAACATCCTCACGTACAAAGCCCATCTTGACGGGAGAGAGTGCCTCCCTGTAAACGAGTACGACACGTCTGTGACATGCTGGCGGTGTGGGTCGCAGAACACATCGCGGAAAGTGCAGGGGCGTGTCGAGTGCCACGACTGTGGGCTGGACGACAACGGCGACAAGAATGGCGCGACGAACATCGGCAAACGAGCCGTCGGTAAGAACATTCAGAGTCCGCTATCGACGGTGGGGGCTGTTGTGGCTCAGCCCGAAACGCAGGTCGTACTCAAGGGAACCAACGGTGAGATGGAACCTGCGAACTCCCCAGACGGCGTGGGCCTAACCCTCAGTGAGGGAAGCCCACGACTTTAG
- the tnpA gene encoding IS200/IS605 family transposase: MPRGYSQERTSVHNLHYHFVWCPKYRKPVLTDEVADRLEQLITEKVDELDLDILRLAIQPDHVHLFITGNPKLAPNKIIQQVKGYTSRNLREEFDFGLPSLWTRSYFVSSAGEVSSQTIEEYIEAQTGR, encoded by the coding sequence ATGCCACGGGGGTATAGTCAAGAACGAACGTCGGTTCACAACCTCCACTACCACTTCGTGTGGTGTCCGAAGTACCGCAAACCGGTGCTGACGGACGAGGTTGCCGACCGCCTCGAACAACTCATCACGGAGAAAGTCGACGAACTCGACCTCGACATCCTCCGACTGGCAATCCAGCCCGACCACGTTCACCTGTTCATTACGGGCAACCCGAAACTCGCCCCGAACAAAATCATTCAACAGGTCAAGGGCTACACCTCACGGAACCTCCGCGAGGAGTTCGACTTCGGCCTCCCATCGCTGTGGACGCGTTCGTACTTCGTCTCCTCAGCAGGAGAGGTGTCGAGTCAGACCATCGAGGAGTACATCGAAGCACAGACCGGACGATAA
- a CDS encoding ArsR/SmtB family transcription factor — translation MSLLPSRGPEASTSQDGELEIVGVDEDVSAVIEALSSETAREILNAVYDDPGTPSELADRLGMSIQKVSYHLEKLEEEELIAVAGTRYSEKGQEMKVYQPPDDPLVLFVGTRDRKRSLRALAKRLVPVVGLLTAASVAVQVITEGVPFVGQSASGDGGEAPSGGGDAGADPALSTTAETTAEPTATATPSGDDGGVSIAEATETPTPTEAPTETPVPEPTTTPTDVATELAEVSGAAGGFDVPPGLVFFLGGLLVVAVVAAVWVYDV, via the coding sequence ATGTCCCTGCTACCCTCGCGCGGTCCCGAGGCGAGCACCTCCCAGGACGGCGAACTGGAGATCGTCGGCGTCGACGAGGACGTCTCCGCCGTCATCGAAGCGCTCTCCTCCGAGACGGCCCGCGAGATACTCAACGCGGTATACGACGACCCGGGAACGCCCTCCGAACTGGCCGACCGGCTCGGGATGTCAATCCAGAAGGTCTCCTACCACCTCGAGAAACTCGAAGAGGAGGAGCTCATCGCCGTCGCCGGCACCCGCTACTCCGAGAAGGGCCAGGAGATGAAGGTGTACCAGCCGCCCGACGACCCGCTCGTGCTGTTCGTCGGGACCCGTGATCGAAAGCGGTCGCTCCGCGCGCTCGCGAAGCGACTCGTGCCCGTCGTCGGCCTCCTCACGGCCGCCAGTGTCGCCGTCCAGGTCATCACCGAGGGTGTCCCCTTCGTCGGGCAGTCCGCGAGCGGCGACGGCGGTGAGGCCCCAAGTGGGGGCGGCGACGCCGGCGCAGACCCCGCGCTCTCGACGACTGCCGAGACCACAGCCGAACCCACGGCGACGGCGACGCCCAGCGGCGACGACGGCGGGGTCAGCATCGCCGAGGCGACGGAGACGCCGACGCCCACGGAGGCCCCGACCGAGACCCCAGTGCCCGAACCGACGACGACGCCCACGGACGTCGCCACCGAACTCGCGGAGGTGTCCGGCGCCGCCGGCGGGTTCGACGTCCCGCCGGGCCTCGTCTTCTTCCTCGGCGGCCTGCTGGTCGTCGCCGTCGTCGCCGCCGTCTGGGTGTACGACGTCTGA
- a CDS encoding MBL fold metallo-hydrolase, protein MRLTFLGTGSAMPTGTRAQTGYLVESGERSLLVDCGSGVLSALARTDVGYEGVDTVLLSHHHLDHVSDLDVLLKARWLAGETDLTVVGPPGTGQLVRDLLSVHEYMQGRLDLTLRDVDAGAFDLPGFALEATETRHSMECFAYRVEPAGGGPTVTLSGDSEAVTDLVEFADGSAVLVHDCSFPDDVDVSNHPTPAVLGETLEAADADLGRVYLTHLYPHTEGRHDEMLASLGRHYDGDVRFAEDGLTISLSDAD, encoded by the coding sequence ATGCGACTCACGTTCCTCGGGACCGGCAGTGCTATGCCGACCGGGACGCGCGCACAGACCGGCTACCTCGTCGAATCCGGCGAGCGATCGCTCCTCGTCGACTGCGGGAGCGGCGTCCTCTCGGCGCTGGCCCGGACCGACGTCGGCTACGAGGGTGTCGACACGGTCCTGCTGAGCCACCACCATCTCGACCACGTCTCGGACCTGGACGTCCTGTTGAAGGCCCGCTGGCTGGCCGGCGAGACCGACCTCACCGTCGTCGGCCCGCCGGGCACCGGGCAGCTGGTCCGTGACCTCCTCTCGGTCCACGAGTACATGCAGGGGCGACTCGACCTGACGCTGCGCGACGTGGACGCCGGCGCGTTCGACCTCCCCGGGTTCGCCCTCGAGGCCACCGAGACGCGCCACTCGATGGAGTGTTTCGCCTACCGCGTCGAACCGGCCGGCGGCGGGCCGACCGTGACACTCAGCGGCGACTCCGAGGCCGTCACCGACCTCGTCGAGTTCGCGGACGGGTCGGCCGTCCTCGTCCACGACTGTTCGTTCCCCGACGACGTCGACGTCTCGAACCACCCGACGCCGGCCGTGCTCGGCGAGACGCTCGAGGCCGCCGACGCCGACCTCGGGCGCGTCTATCTGACACACCTCTATCCACACACCGAGGGGCGACACGACGAGATGCTGGCGTCGCTCGGGCGCCACTACGACGGCGACGTCCGCTTCGCCGAGGACGGCCTGACGATATCGCTTTCCGACGCCGACTGA
- a CDS encoding ATP-binding protein, protein MSFEDQRDFASQVADLNKYGQALNQCSTVEEVVSLTLEAMSVLFKFSDSTFVEVRGGDPRVVHSTNPNLAPGDPPSDIAMRAFETGSVATETGAGAGVSDDSDVTAALAVPAQMGDDVTAILETRSTSAESFGDEHRRPMTILASHAATAISNIRSRERLERARRDLETRKELIEMYDRLLRHDLGNDLQVIAGFADAVATDSDGQTADHAEKIQRAAENAADLIERVGDLVSSLESQDEPQPRDLQAILSAVVADVEASYPSLTVEFDPGAADYRVYGGDLLDSVFRNVVSNAAVHNEGEVTVELHVESTQDEVVVTVADDGSGVDEAVRDELFQMGRKGPDSSGSGFGLGFVRALTESYGGTVSVGDSEAGGAAFDVTLDRV, encoded by the coding sequence ATGTCATTCGAAGACCAGCGTGATTTCGCGAGCCAGGTCGCTGACCTCAACAAGTACGGCCAGGCACTCAACCAGTGTTCGACTGTCGAGGAGGTCGTCTCGCTGACGCTGGAGGCGATGTCCGTGCTGTTCAAGTTCTCGGACTCGACGTTCGTCGAGGTCCGGGGCGGCGACCCGCGCGTCGTCCACAGCACGAACCCCAACCTGGCCCCGGGCGACCCACCCTCCGACATCGCGATGCGAGCCTTCGAGACGGGGAGCGTCGCCACCGAGACGGGGGCCGGGGCCGGCGTCAGCGACGACTCGGACGTGACCGCGGCGCTTGCCGTCCCGGCCCAGATGGGCGACGACGTGACCGCGATCCTCGAGACGCGCTCGACGTCCGCCGAGTCGTTCGGGGACGAGCACCGCCGGCCGATGACCATCCTCGCCTCCCACGCGGCGACGGCCATCAGCAACATCCGCTCGCGCGAGCGACTGGAACGGGCCCGGCGGGACCTCGAGACCCGGAAGGAACTCATCGAGATGTACGACCGCCTGCTCCGCCACGACCTCGGCAACGACCTCCAGGTCATCGCCGGGTTCGCCGACGCCGTCGCCACCGACAGCGACGGCCAGACGGCCGACCACGCCGAGAAGATACAGCGGGCCGCCGAGAACGCCGCCGACCTCATCGAGCGCGTGGGCGACCTCGTCTCGTCGCTCGAGTCCCAGGACGAACCCCAACCGCGTGACCTGCAGGCGATTCTGTCGGCGGTCGTGGCCGACGTCGAGGCGTCCTACCCGTCGCTCACCGTCGAGTTCGACCCCGGAGCGGCCGACTACCGGGTGTACGGTGGCGACCTGCTGGACTCGGTGTTCCGGAACGTCGTCTCGAACGCCGCCGTCCACAACGAGGGCGAGGTGACCGTCGAGCTGCACGTCGAGAGCACCCAGGACGAGGTGGTCGTCACCGTCGCCGACGACGGGTCTGGCGTTGACGAGGCCGTCCGGGACGAGCTCTTCCAGATGGGGCGCAAGGGCCCCGACAGCTCGGGCAGCGGGTTCGGCCTCGGGTTCGTCCGGGCGCTGACGGAGTCCTACGGCGGGACCGTCAGCGTCGGCGACAGCGAGGCCGGCGGCGCGGCCTTCGATGTCACGCTCGACCGGGTGTGA